The DNA segment ataatagaattgattttttagaaaagaaaacaagtAAATTAGGACTGACAATAGCTCCATCTCCAAAGATTTCAGATTTCCTCCACTGCCAGAGCTGGTGACAGACGACGGCAAAGAGGATAGCACCATGCTCCAGCTCAGGTAATAACAAGCCACTAACACCATCAACAAACCAATCTTGGTCAGAATGGGCAAAGAAATCTGAAATCAAATGGACCGGAAGAGCTTGCCTCCACACATTTTTACTTTTAGCACAATCTCTTAGAACATGTCAGGTGGTTTCCGCCTGAGCTCTGCATCTGCTACAAGTATCAGAGTCCACTAAATGGCGTCTTTTTCTTTCCACATTTGTCAGCAATCTATTCTTAGCgccaagccacaggaagcttcTCATACGAAAAGGAACTTTTAAAGCCCAAATATTCTTCCAGACAATTGAAGGGGGAGAATTCAAATTCAGATTAAAAGCCTCAAacgccgatttacaagaatatgCACCGTTGTTggtaagggaccaacagtgatTATTCTTATTTTCCTCCTTACTACTAACTTTAACTCCCCGAATTCTTAAGAGCGTTTCCAGACTAAGGTAAGCCTCAAATCTTGACCAAACCCAATTGCCCTCTGAATCAACAACATCTGCAATATTCCAATTACGAATCTCCAGATGCGGCAGAGAAGTACAAATCTCTAATAAAGGCTTCTTCCTAAGCCAGACGTCATTCCAAAACCTAATAGATCTGCCATTTCCCATAGAccaaccaatcccagagcaAAATTCTGAAAACACAGCATTAACTCCTTTCCATAAGAAAGAACAATTAAGAACCCTCTCTTTTGGCCCCCCAAAAATCCtatcctttctatacttctcgCATAATAAGCGCACCCAAAGAGCAgacggggattgccacattTTCCACAGAAGCTTCATTAGCAACACCTTATTGTTGTCCCTGGCTTGTCTGATCCCCAAACCTCCCATAAATAAAGTTAATAATTAACTACCTGTTATTAACAtctgaaaatataaaaatgtcatttatTTTCATGGTTGTAAGAATGTTCAAACCGACACAAGGGATCGTGATGTCTTTCTATGGGATCACTGGTCTATTTATTAGTTGTTATTTGTGGTGCACAATTTTGTGGAATGTTCGTTTTAACCATTAACTATCTAGAAACCAAACAGAACTATTCAAATCGAGCAAGTTATTTCGTAGTTTTTTAGcaattttattaattgattgattCAAAGTTTGATATATTAGAGTTGAAATTTACAATATTAATTGATGGAAATTTAATTGCTTGATTGATTCAAAGTTTGATATATTAGAGTTGAATTCACAATATTAATTGATTGATGGATTGAgaattgatttttaatttaatactaTAATTTGATTATTGGTTGGGctgcttttattatttttggccCTTTCAATGCCAAAACCTCATGGTTTTAGACTCTCAATGTCCAAATATATTTTTCGGGTTAGCTCCCCCTCCAACTTGGAGGCTCCAAGTATCAGGTATGAGAGTGAATACAGAACTGCTCTGATGAAGTAGCTAATTTTAcacttatatatttataaaaaattctTCTCTATCTTGCACCCCAACTGTTGGGTATACATCCCAAGTCTCACATCGGAAAGATACAAGAGAGTTACATGgtttataaagaagttcaccaaCTACATTAGTATGAGGCCTTTTGGAAAAGAGCCCAAAAACAAATCCGTGCGGGCTTGGTACAAAGTGGACAATATCATACTAACGGTGGAGCTGTTGGTGAACTCGTAGGCCCTTCACCAACCCCCATGTTTCAAAGAGAGTCTGAAACATCCGTGGTGGTGGTGGTAGGAGTGATTCTGACGGAGGGCCGACCAATATTTCGGGAACAAAGACTGCCATGTATAATAAGGGTGATTCTAGTGGCAAGAGGGCGGCCTAAGCCCCCTTATCTCCGCCCAAACCCTCACCTGATTTACTTGCTGATATTAGTATTCTAAAACAATGCATTATATTCTCATTTTCATTTGTTCAGATGTAGTGATTGGATTCAGTATACTTGGATCATTGGAAATCTGTATTTTAAAACCAGTTTCATACAACATAATGTctggaaaaaataaaattaaaccggATAAATTTTCCCCTCAAATACATTATTTTGAGGAAAATTCCCACGaaatttcaaactattttatGGTCAAATGAGTGTTCAGTAATTTATTTTAGAGAAACAGCtacatattatttattatagatATCAAATAAATGCATAAGGCAGTAATTCAATGGAATCTGGTCCGAAAATGAACAATCCTATTTTATCTTATATCATATCAGCTGGAGTCGACACTAGAATGCTTCATTTCTTCCCCCTCTTTACGCTGCCCAGACAAAAATCTTGAGTGCCTCATTTTCGGGTCTGAAGGCCGACGAATCTTCCTTTGCCGAATAAAATCTTCCAATAATATTTCTACTTGTTATATTTCTTACAATAGTATATGGCATCTAAATTGTAATAATTCTCATACAAAATGTATACTTCCTTCTGTAGTTCTCTGGTAAACTATTAATTGCTTCTCCTCTCTACATGAACTGAGTTTCCTTGACGACAAAAGTCCGATGCCCGGGttgctctttcttctccattCTCTCACTGTTCAACTTGCTTTAACGAAAAGAAAGACGGATCAAATGAATCTGATGATACTACTTCCGTAGAGAAACTTGGTATGTTTTGTATAGACATGATTTCATGGAGAACAACTATCATCATCTGAACTGCTGCTATCTTGTCGCACATTGTATCTGTTGAGAACTGGAAGTGAAGCAGAGGCAGAAATCCGGAAGGACCTAGCAGCCCCGACCATGGTTTTATCCTGCATATTTCCAACTTCCTTGCATACATGATCCAATACGTTAAGGAAATCTCTTACAATCATGAAGATTCTGAAAGGGTGGGCTTCCTCCTTTGCTGTATCTCCATGGAAGTACTCTGTGACCTCCTTCACGAGCAATAACGCCTTTTTCTCATCAGCCTTGATTCTTGAGATTTCTTCATCAGCCTCTCTTAGAAACAGTTTCATTGAGTGAAAAAAATTTCCCTCTGTTTCTGGTTTTTCGTATTGCAGAACTGATCTGACTTTCTGAAGGCCTAGTTCAAGCTTTGAGACGTAGCTACTTAAAACATCAGAATCCATTCCTGCTGCCTTTTTCACATTACTGAGATCTCTACTCAGTCCAGACACAACCTGCAATCCTTTCTTTCTGAAATCATCTTCCTTGAACTTTGGGTACGTAGTAACCTGAGAATTCTCGATTGTAGGATCAGCATTCGGATTCGGACCTTCTGATCTAATGATTTCCTGGACCACAAAGTGGAGCAATGTTGTCTTCCCATCTGTTCCCTTTATATCTACAAGTTTTAAGAGTGTATCAAGTTTAAATGCTCTAGCATCACCTCGATTGGTGCCAACATTCATTCGATTCCCTGTTCTGAGAACAGCTTCAAGTAGTTTTAGGAATAACCGGCTGTTCTTAAGTTCATCGCTTGCAACCTGATAGATGTTAGGATTTGAACTTTCAGTTTCCCAGAAACAATGTTAGCAGACATCCTAACATTAAAAGTAAGAGTATAGTAATTTTTTAAAGCAGAATCAACCAGGCAAAACTTCTAGCCAAGTTACCTCTAATGTTTGAAAAGATTTTCTCAAATATTTGATTTCTGTATCAAAATTGGCTCTGTAAAGCATGGCTTCAACTCTCCTAAATGCAAATGGAATGTCAAGTACTGCCTTCAGAAATCGTTCTGCAGACCCTAGTTTCGAAGCGTCACCACTGTATTCTCGAAGTTTTATTTCTTCCTCTTTTGTTGGAGCCATCTTAACAAGAGTTTCCAAAAGCTCAGCACCCAAGCTTTCTGGATTTCCTGTAATTGCAGCCAAACAGACATGACATGTTATATAGGAAAAATGAAGTACACAGCTCACAGGgaattagatatatatatattagtcaaCATGCATGTGTTGCTGCTGGGATCTTGGCCGTTAGCAATTGAGTTGTTGAAGTCTAATATGCATAGATAGTGGCATTTCAATTATTGAATTATGTTCCTTGGGATCAAATTACAGGCATAACTTCTATAACTTATATAAGCTGCAGCATCTGTGTGCAAATATAAGAAGAAAAAGCTATGATTTAGGCAGACTAAAATGGCGGGTTGGATAGCTTATCAGTTGCCAACTGGTACTAAGGTGTTAGAGGCTTAGGTTAATAATGCGTTTCACAGATAGGAAGCAGAGAAGTGCAGCAATTTGCTTTATCAAATGGCTTTGACGGCTTGAtcgaaaattgaaaaaaaattaggagaaaaggaaaggaactGTGATACACATACAGGTGATATTTCTAGAGAAGGATAGCAAACATAGGCTACAGCTTCTTAATTgatattttcatgttttccaCTATTTTCTCTCAATTTTTTCCACATAAACAAACAAATATTCTTATTGGCTATTCCCACCTTTCTCCCCCCAATGTTTATTTCCCTTCTCTGCATCAAATTGAAAGAAAGAACCCAATGCAGGTATAATCCGGTTCCTGAACAAATTCCATCAAACAGCTTGGGGAATGAAAGCAGTGAAACTTGTACTAGAGTGGGAAAATATTGGACCAATAATACTATTTGCTCCACAAAGGATAAATGAAACTGTGAAATGATAAATAGATTTATTAAACTGAGAGAAGGTTAATCAATTTAGTAAAACCACAACCGTACTGATCTAGAAGATTAGTTTGTATTTTTCAAACAAAAAGCTAGATGCCAAAAGCAAATGTGGCATTAATTAATGATTTGTACCAATCCCTATTTTGTCAAATTGATGGACATGTCTTCAGTACAAAGAAATGAATCAAATTGGTTGAAAGTCTAAAATTTTTGGCATCCTGATGTGACATCTTTAAGAGAGActaataattcaattgaataaCCTTATGCAAGTGAGCTTGAGAAATGAAGACAAAAGAGTTACACTAAATTCTTATATCCAGGACAACCATTTCTTTTTGCAGATTCAATTTAAGGCTTACCCAAATATATCTCTGGAGTCCTTcagaaattattaattgtttagTGGTAGCAATCATCTTCAAAGAAACTAAAACAATGAATTTGAGCAGTTTAATACTGCTTAGATCTTTCTCAATTAAGGGTAATGATAACTTCTAAATTAATCCCTTAATTAATCTATAAAAGTTGCAGTCTGCAAAATTATAATTGCTGATAATGGAAAGAAATTAGTCTATCACTTACCATCTAAAAGAGCTTCAGACACCTCGTCTTTAGTCACATTCAATGCTCTTAACAAGATAGCTATATTCTGTGATTTCTTAGGATCCAGAACTCTGTTTTCCGGCTCAAGAGGAGGTAGAACCGATCTTCGTATAGGTTCTTTTGGCACCGGGTTTGTTGAATTGCAGCCAAAAAGACTCTCCATCATGTCTTCATTCAATCTGCCAAAGAGAAAGTGACAAAATGGATCAAAATGATGAAGAAATTCATAAATTACTATAATGggtaaaattattaattttcgtcaTGTCAGAATACTACTAAGTTAACGTACTGAAACGAGCTGGATCTGAGTTGGTCCCACACCGTGGCTCGATCAGAAGTTGCCCTCACTTTGTCCCAGTGCAGAGGCTTTAACTTGGCTTTTCCTCCGTCTTGTTCCTCTGCATCAGTTTTCTCAGAAGAATTCACCCCACCATTGACTCCTTCAATACTTCTTTCTGTTTCAGTCTTGGAAATGGCTCTGGGACTTGGCGTTGCCGCCTGTTGCTTCGACGACACGGAGGTCGGCGTCGAGGAAACACTGTTTTTAGCATTTCCCGACGACCCTGTTTTTCCTGGCGTTTGTATTGCCGGAGGCGGAAAtggcggaggaggaggcggTGGTGCGGGAGGTGGAGTTCTCATTTTACTTGATTGCTGATTGTTAATTGATCGAAGAAGTACCATATTTGGCGGTGGTGGAGGCGCAGCGAATTTGGTCCTTTTGGGAAAATATGAGTTCGTCGGCTCAATATTCTCAGCTCTTTCTTGTTGCGCCGGAGCTTGATGTGGAGGAGGAGGGGGAGGTGGCGCAGGTGGAGGTAGTGGCTGCTTTATTGAGGGAATGATAACATGCTTCATTTCAGGCGAAGAAACAGAAGACAATCTTGACCTAGGAGAGGTCCTTTTAGAATGAGGAACAGATTGACCATTAGCAGACTTAGACCAAGAGCCATTACTAACAGGGCGCAAACCCGAAACTGCCGCCGGTGTGTAATATCCATCCTCAGCACTAATAGTAGAGCCTTGCGGAGTATAAAAAGCAGTCCCGTGGCTCTCCTCGTCCGACGAGGAAACAGAATTAGAAGATGGAGAATGTTGATTATCATTCTCACGCTGAGAAGGAGGCCTCGGCAATGGTGGAAGAGGCTGCAAATCAGGACTAGGCCTATATCGCTCAGATCTCTTAATTGAATTCAATTTTCGATAAGGTGAAGAATTAGCTTCCGCAATTGTACCATTAACTTCACCAGAAGTTCTACTTGGTTGCACAGTCCCCATATAAAGAACACTCGACGAAGGAACCACAGATTCATCCGCAAATCTTTGAGAATCGCCACCAACAAGTTTCTGAGAATCACTTGGATGCTTCACCCTGTGTCGGTATAAGAAGAATGCAAGGCCAGATAGCATACCGAGAGTAACAATTCCAACTGAGATTCCAATCGCCACTTTCTTCGCTGGTTTTTCCGGTTGTGTCGCCGCTGGGATTGGTATACTCCCATTTGCAGATGTTGCTGGGGGTGGTTGACTTTGATCCGGTTTTGGCCCAGCTGGAACTTCAGGGAAGAAAGGCTGGTCCGGATTAGGAAAATCCTGATTCTCAGGTGGAGGAGGCGAGGAGTCTAGTTCCGGCGGCGGGGCTGAATTGGTTGGGAAAAGCGGCTGGTGAAGAATCCTTCTCTGAATTTGGGGATCAGATTGAATTCGAATTACAGGCTCAGATACAGAAGAAGACGATGATGAAATCAGCAATAGTAGCAGAAACAAAAACGGATTAAAATGTCGATGAATACTAAGAGTTTTCATACTGAATTTCGGTGGATTAATCTTATTCCGTTCTTCTTCTGTAGTTTATCTTTCCCTAAATTCATGTCTTGAGCCTGTGAGAGTTTTGTTTGGGTTATggaaaagaaagagagagagagagaaggaaaggaaagaaaaacacAGTATGCGTGGAAGATGGGAACCTTCTTTTGGCTGCAAGATCTGGATGCTCTCTATTTGCTGACGTCATCAGCAAGCcgcattttattttattttctctttttcactttattgtaatttatttatttatttattcatttcttTTAACAGTGAGGTGGGAATGACACGTTGGCAGTGAGAATCAAGTTCCTTCTATAGGTTGTTTTAGATGAAATGGACGATAATGGTCATGGTATTGGAAGTAAGTAAGGAGATGATGGatgggtaatttagtcatttggAATTATTTGGTTGGATCGAGGAGAGGAAAGCAGGCACATTTCTGATAATCCTCTTTTCCTTCCCATTGGAGAATGGAGCCGTTAAGTAAtagttttacatttatgtttttattcGCAACGACATTATTTAATGCTTTATTCTTTACAATTTTCATCAGTTTTAGACTCTTACTTTAAATTTTTAAGGGGTAAGTATAAATacgtctttaattttttttagaaaagctCAAATGTGTATTTTGTGGGCTACCATCCatatcaaattaaaatttttaaaatcaattaaaatcttaaattatcaagatcattaattATATCTccgaattaaataaaatcatcaattgaatctCCATTCTCAGCAAAAATCATCAAGTTAGTcttcatcgaaaatcattcgattAAATAGTTCAGAAAGCTTTATTTGTTGAGAACAAAATTTCTTTTCATGATGGTTCTTTGGCAATTACTTCTCTCACGGATTAGAATAGAGTATCTTGGGAGAAGTGGAAAACTATGATATTTTCCTGGATATCCAGGTCTACCCTTGCTATTGCACAATGTCAATGCATAAACTAGTTTGATACTTCTTATAATGTTAGACATAATCTAAAAAAACGTTTTACTCAAGGTGATTCATTTAAGATTTTAGAATTGCAAATGGAGTTATATTCTTTTACACATGGATCTTGAGTTTTATGGACTATTACACTAAGAACATGACAACATGGGAAGAGTTGGTCAATTATAGGTCATCTTATGTTTATAACTCTATACTTGTTTGTAAATGTGTTAAACTGTTATATAAGGTTAATGTTTCTACATGTGAAGATTCTGTCATTagatttaaaggtttaaatcaaaattatttcTGTGCAAGATCGCGAATCTTTATGATGAAACTTTTACCAAATATCAcaattgttttttctttaatatggAACAACAAAAATAGAACACAAGCAATCAAGTGGTTGAATCTTTTATGAATTTGGCCAAGGCTCGATACTATAACAATAAGAAGATAGAACCTAAGTGTAGCTTTTCTGACAACCATGTCATATAGTTGACTAGGGTCATGAGAAACATAGTTTTCGTTTGGTTTTAAGTTTACTAAGAGTAATGATAATATGCCTGTTAATAGTAATATGATcactaatattattattaatcttTATAAACTTGTGTAAATTTTCTAATAATAAGAATCTCGATCTTCCACACAATTTGAGTAGATTCCTACAACAATGGAGGTTCTAGCTACCCAACGTAAGTACTTTAATGTCTAAGTTAGTTTCCCCTTGatagaaataaagaaaaagaatgaaGGTTAGAGTTTTTTGGTATACCTTAAAAATTCTATAAAACCCTATTTTTATAGGTTGTTGTGATTTCTACTAGGGCTTGATGCGTCCTGAGCTGACGCTCAAAGGTTCACTAAAGGATAAGTGTACTatatcgttatcaagtaataagtCTAGAAAGTCCATGTATCGAATCAACATGATTTATACCGCAAGTACCAGACTATTAAGTGTTTGGTCATTATTTGGGCGATAGAAGTTGAATTTGGGTTTTGTTTCTAAATTATTCTACTCTTAAATTGATCCAATGCAACAATATAAACCCCTAGAATAAAATGGACGGAGTAGCTAGAACGGATGGGAGGTAATTCGTCCTACATTGGGTGGTATGATAACATGAAATTCAATCTGATGAACAATATAATCAGTAACCTAATCTGAGTTGCATAAGCTTAAGACAATTAAACCGACTTATCCTTCTAAGGTACTTAGTACACAATTCCTTTATTACATGTCATAACTAGCTTTAAGGTTCAGGAATCTGGGTCTGTTTAATGTGATGTTGTCAATATCTACAGTCTCCGGTATAGACAACTGAATTTAGACTCGTAATATGGACGAAGTAAGCGTTTGGACTTTTGaataatttaattcaattaaccAGAACTGTTGGCGATATTTTTGAGAATAAAAAATATTCCCTTTACAACCTTGACTCGTGTGGGGAAATGCGGGCGTGCTAGAGAATTAGGTTCTCAACCTACGTTTAAGAAAACAGTTTTTTATAGATATGCGCCTATATCTAATAGAAAATGACTAATAATCAAACAATTGTACGGGAAAAGCAAGGATTGTGAAAATGTTTCCATGAGTTCCTAGTTTCCGTTAGTACAATTTTAACTAGAATTGGACCAATAGTTTTCGATGATTAAAAGTATGAGAATAGTAAAGCAAACAcaagagtttttgaattttttcttttatattcactttaaaatgagaGTTTTGGGTTACAATCAACCGAATAGAAATAGTTACAACTAAGACAATAGAAAAGTTAATATTCACAAATGTCAAAAACAATAATGActgaaattaaaattgaaatgaattaactgaaattaaTATTCGTTGAAACGTCGTGTTTGCCTGATGTCGTTATCCTGAGACCGATGCTTGACTTGAGTGAATGCGTGTATAGTGAGCTAATTGATTAAACGTGAGTGTAGGCGAATTCGGAAATTGATGTGGCAAAAATGATATTTCGGCTAGGAAAGTGAGTTTTAGGCGTGAATTTGAGTAGGAAAAGTGGTCGGATTTGTGTTTGATCGGAAAAAGAGCAATTTGTATCGAATTAAGAACTTGGAAGAATGATTTTACTGATGAAACTCAAATATAGGGGCTGCTGGAAAATAATATTTGGAATGATGAACAAAAGCTTGAAATTGGAAGGATTGTGACTAGGATTGATTATAAGAACAAAGGATTAGTGATTGGAATTGAATTGTAAGCTTGAAAGATCGAATTTGGGGATGAATTTGGAGTGAAAAATGAACGAATTTAAGCTGGAAAAAGAATGAATAGGCCAAAATATTTGAGAGAAAAGTGTTGATATGTGTTGTGTATTTTTTGGTTGAATTGGTTGGGGCTTGGAATGGACTATTTATTGGTGAAAAAGACTTGAGGAGCACTCACATTCATGTCCACTAAACACACACTTACCCATTAAATATGTCATGTATTCACCTTGAAGAAAATCTGATTGTGCTTGCTTAATTATAGCCCTCAACTCGACTTGTTCTAGCTTGACCCGAAATGTCTTTGTGCTTCTGCAGATGACTTTGAAAAATTCATGTTCTCTCTGTGTTTGTCCTGTGATGATGCTGAAGATAGATCTAAAGAGCTGGGGATGCCTATTTTCTGGATCCAAGCTTACTTCTAATGTTCTTGCATGTTTAGCTCCTCgaataatttaatcaaaagCTGGCAGTGGTTATTTATGACTTTTTCTGCACACTTAGTTGGTTAAATGGCATGTTACCACTTTGTAACCCACTAATTCATGTCTTTGTTTTTCATTTGACTATTTCTTTTTtcgattttattattttattatttctttttcttttattcttttatttttcttttgattttttacaacaaaaataataaatataacaaaCTATAGGGTGTAATTATAACCTATAGTAAAAATGcgaataaatgtaaaaatttacatttacccccAACAATAACATAAATAAGAATTTCAAAAACTCAATTGGAAATCAATACTGAaattatattaaagatgaagaacaaatGTCACATGTATACAATCAACTCAGAATTCATAGAAAAGATCTACAAAGCTAACAGAGACTAAGAGTGTATAAATCCAGGGATCATGAAAATCATCAAGGTATGCCAAAAAAACTCTAGTCCGcctttttatttctctttaaaTCTGAGTATTGTATTGATTTTAGCGTTAAAGTACGTAGGTAAGCCGACAACTCCTATATTTGTTTTGCAGATATGCTAAAAGATAGAAAAAATGGTTAAGACTATTCTATTCTACTCGAACCTgtttttaaatttctataatacATCATAGAAGCATATCTCAatttctaacaaaaaaaaaaaaaagttaggggATGTAAATGGGGGTTATCTCAAAATTTAAAGTGGAATTATGCATATTATTTTGTTTTACACTCTTTTATGATATACATTGTCGGAATAAGTTTGAATTTGCAATCATAGAATTTTAAGAGTAACAAAATAAGAAAAGTTAGGTAAATAATTGTAGTTTTAAGCAATGTTATCGGGCTCGGACCGGACCGATCGATCGAATTGGAAACCGGCGAGGAAGCCGGTCCAAGTCTGACCGGTTATTTCAATGGTGAAATAATCGGAGAGACCCAGGATTGGATCAGGACCCGACGGTTGGCCCGGGAACTGGTGTGACCCCGGGTTtgtagaaggaaaagaaaaggcgCTGGGGGGCGGGGCTGGGTATTTTGGAATTTGAATTTTAAGGCGGGCTGGAATTAATTTTAAGACAATTtaacacaataaaaattaagggATTAAGGgctggaaaaaaataaaaattaaaggattaagggctgaaaaaaataaaaattaagggaTTAAGGgctggaaaaaaaataaaaattaatagtaAAAGGCGTTCAAGTTATGGAGCCTTATTTTGGTGCGGCAATCGCGTCGTCCAAGTCGTGCGGGTGCGCCCCTAACCCGATGGTTAATCGATTGCACCTCTGCGCGTGAGAGAGCTTTTTCCCTAATTATTGGTTAAAGGCTTGTAAAAcccatttacttataaactagttaagtttcttatttctttcttaTGTGGGATGTAAgtgtttaatttcattttatcttcttccaaactatttcaagtgttcactttgagcatcaatttctcattcattatttgtccgttttgagtttataatatatttttaaaaagatcttATGACATAGAATACGttaatatatttcaatttattctgaatttaatttattcgttatatatttaagacttaaattaacaaaaaataacaaaccaaaagttgtttataatttattttggatatatataatatataaaaatatttttaaattaattatatagatttaatatatataaatattatttatttattacgtcatccagTTCAACCAATCCGAACCATTTGGTCCGATCAAGTGACTCGTGACCCAATCatcaatccggtttgatgtccgatTCGGTTCTGATAGCATTGGTTTTAAGACAATAAATA comes from the Euphorbia lathyris chromosome 5, ddEupLath1.1, whole genome shotgun sequence genome and includes:
- the LOC136229120 gene encoding formin-like protein 6, translated to MKTLSIHRHFNPFLFLLLLLISSSSSSVSEPVIRIQSDPQIQRRILHQPLFPTNSAPPPELDSSPPPPENQDFPNPDQPFFPEVPAGPKPDQSQPPPATSANGSIPIPAATQPEKPAKKVAIGISVGIVTLGMLSGLAFFLYRHRVKHPSDSQKLVGGDSQRFADESVVPSSSVLYMGTVQPSRTSGEVNGTIAEANSSPYRKLNSIKRSERYRPSPDLQPLPPLPRPPSQRENDNQHSPSSNSVSSSDEESHGTAFYTPQGSTISAEDGYYTPAAVSGLRPVSNGSWSKSANGQSVPHSKRTSPRSRLSSVSSPEMKHVIIPSIKQPLPPPAPPPPPPPHQAPAQQERAENIEPTNSYFPKRTKFAAPPPPPNMVLLRSINNQQSSKMRTPPPAPPPPPPPFPPPAIQTPGKTGSSGNAKNSVSSTPTSVSSKQQAATPSPRAISKTETERSIEGVNGGVNSSEKTDAEEQDGGKAKLKPLHWDKVRATSDRATVWDQLRSSSFQLNEDMMESLFGCNSTNPVPKEPIRRSVLPPLEPENRVLDPKKSQNIAILLRALNVTKDEVSEALLDGNPESLGAELLETLVKMAPTKEEEIKLREYSGDASKLGSAERFLKAVLDIPFAFRRVEAMLYRANFDTEIKYLRKSFQTLEVASDELKNSRLFLKLLEAVLRTGNRMNVGTNRGDARAFKLDTLLKLVDIKGTDGKTTLLHFVVQEIIRSEGPNPNADPTIENSQVTTYPKFKEDDFRKKGLQVVSGLSRDLSNVKKAAGMDSDVLSSYVSKLELGLQKVRSVLQYEKPETEGNFFHSMKLFLREADEEISRIKADEKKALLLVKEVTEYFHGDTAKEEAHPFRIFMIVRDFLNVLDHVCKEVGNMQDKTMVGAARSFRISASASLPVLNRYNVRQDSSSSDDDSCSP